A single window of Onychomys torridus chromosome 8, mOncTor1.1, whole genome shotgun sequence DNA harbors:
- the Rars1 gene encoding arginine--tRNA ligase, cytoplasmic, translated as MDGLVAQCSARLLQQEKEIKSLTAEIDRLKNCGYLEESLSLDHLREENLKLKYRLNILRRSLQAEKRRQPTKNMININSRLQDVFGCAIKAAYPDLDSPPLVVTPSQQPKFGDYQCNSAMGISQMLKAKEQKVNPREIAENITKHLPNNEYIDKVEIAGPGFINVHLRKDFVSEQLTNLLVNGVQLPTLGENKKVIVDFSSPNIAKEMHVGHLRSTIIGESMCRLFEFAGYDVLRLNHVGDWGTQFGMLIAHLQDQFPDYLTVSPPIGDLQAFYKESKKRFDTEEEFKKRAYQCVVSLQSKDPDFIKAWNLICDVSREEFNKIYDALDITLIERGESFYQDRMKDIVKEFEDKGFVQVDDGRKIVFVPGCSIPLTIVKSDGGFTYDTSDLAAIKQRLFEEKANKIIYVVDNGQAVHFQTIFAAAQMIGWYDPKVTQVTHVGFGVVLGEDKKKFKTRSGETVRLVDLLGEGLKRSMDKLKEKERDKVLTEEELAAAQTSIAYGCIKYADLSHNRLNDYIFSFDKMLDDRGNTAAYLLYAFTRIRSIARLASIDEEMLQKAARETKIVLDHEKEWKLGRCILRFPEILHKILDDLFLHTLCDYIYELATTFTEFYDSCYCVEKDRQTGKVLKVNMWRMLLCEATAAVMAKGFDILGIKPVQRM; from the exons ATGGACGGGCTGGTGGCTCAGTGCTCTGCGAGGCTGCTGCAGCAG GAAAAGGAGATTAAGTCTCTGACTGCAGAGATCGACCGGCTGAAGAACTGTGGTTACTTAGAAGAGTCTCTGAGTTTGGACCATTTACgagaagaaaatttaaagttgaaGTATAGACTGAATATTCTTCGGAGG AGTCTTCaggcagaaaagagaagacaACCAACCAAAAATATGATTAACATCAATAGCCGCCTGCAGGATGTCTTTGGCTGTGCCATTAAGGCTGCATACCCAGACCTGGACAGCCCTCCTCTGGTCGTCACTCCGAGTCAGCAGCCCAAGTTTGGAGACTATCAGTGTAACAGCGCCATGGGTATCTCTCAG ATGCTCAAAGCAAAGGAACAGAAGGTTAATCCTAGAGAAATTGCAGAAAACATTACCAAACACCTGCCGAACAATGAATACATTGACAAAGTTGAGATTGCCGGTCCTG GTTTCATTAATGTCCACTTGAGAAAGGACTTTGTGTCAGAACAGTTGACCAATCTCCTAGTAAATGGAGTCCAACTACCCACTCTTGGAGAGAATAAAAAG gtTATAGTTGACTTTTCCTCTCCCAACATAGCTAAAGAGATGCATGTTGGCCACCTCAGGTCAACTATCATAGGAGAAAGTATGTGCCGACTCTTTGAATTTGCAGGATACGATGTGCTAAG GTTAAACCATGTAGGAGATTGGGGGACCCAGTTTGGCATGCTCATCGCTCACTTGCAAGATCAATTTCCAGATTATCTGACAGTTTCACCTCCTATTGGGGATCTTCAGGCCTTTTATAAG gaatCTAAGAAGAGGTTTGATACCGAGGAGGAATTTAAGAAGCGAGCCTATCAGTGTGTCGTTTCACTGCAGAGTAAGGACCCAGATTTCATAAAGGCCTGGAATCTCATCTGTGACGTCTCCCGGGAAG AGTTTAATAAAATCTACGATGCATTGGACATCACTTTAATAGAGAGAGGAGAATCCTTCTATCAAGATAGGATGAAGGATATTGTAAAGGAATTTGAAGATAAAG GATTTGTACAAGTGGATGATGGCAGAAAAATTGTGTTCGTTCCTGGGTGTTCCATACCATTAACCATAGTGAAATCTGATGGGGGCTTTACTTATGATACATCTGACCTGGCTGCTATCAAACAGAGACTATTTGAGGAAAAAGCAAATAAGATTATCTATGTGGTGGACAATGGACAA gCTGTACATTTCCAGACTATTTTTGCTGCTGCTCAAATGATTGGTTGGTATGACCCTAAAGTAACTCAAGTGACCCATGTTGGATTTGGTGTGGTGCTAGGAGAAGACAA GAAGAAGTTTAAAACGCGCTCGGGTGAAACGGTGCGTCTTGTGGACCTGCTGGGAGAAGGACTGAAGCGGTCCATGGACAAgttaaaggagaaggagagagacaag GTCCTAACTGAAGAGGAGTTGGCAGCTGCTCAGACATCCATTGCATATGGCTGTATCAAATACGCAGACCTGTCCCATAACCGGCTGAACGACTACATCTTCTCCTTCGACAAGATGCTGGATGACAGAGGAAACACGGCCGCCTACTTGCTGTATGCCTTCACTAGAATCAG GTCTATTGCACGTCTGGCCAGTATTGATGAAGAGATGCTTCAGAAAGCTGCTCGGGAAACCAAGATTGTCTTGGACCATGAGAAGGAGTGGAAACTCGGCCGGTGCATTTTACGATTCCCTGAGATTTTACACAAGATTTTAGATGACTTATTTCTCCACACTCTCTGCGATTATATATACGAGCTGGCAACTACTTTCACAGAGTTTTATGATAGCTGCTACTGTGTGGAGAAAGATCGACAGACGG ggAAAGTGTTGAAGGTGAACATGTGGCGAATGCTCCTGTGTGAAGCAACGGCAGCTGTCATGGCCAAGGGGTTCGACATC